The window CGGCAACTTTCATCTACCTGGTGGATAACTTGTTTAATTGGGCAGCTACACAGGTGTTTAGATGAGTTTTGCATCAGACGAATCGGGTTATTCAACACAACAGGAAGAAACGACAGATTCAGCTGCGCCTTCTGAAACAGAGGCGCGTTGGTATGCGGTTCAAGTCGCATCTGGCTGTGAAAAGCGGGTGAAGGCTAACCTGGAACAGCGCATTCAAACGCTGGATGTTGCTGACCGGATTTTTCAGATTGAAATCCCGCAGGCACGAGCGATCAAAATCCGCAAGGATGGTTCGCGAGCAGATGGAGAAGAAAAAGTTTTCCCTGGCTATGTGCTCGTCAAGATGATGATGGATGATGACAGCTGGCAGGTTGTCAAAAACACCCCAAATGTGATTAACTTTGTCGGGGCAGAGCAAAAACGTCGCTACGGGCGCGGACGCGGGCACGTAAAACCGATGCCGCTAAGCTTCTCGGAAGTTCAACGCATTTTCAGACAAGCTGAAGAACAAATGCCGGTTGTGAAAATCAACATGGCAGTGGGCGACAAAGTTGTGGTGCTTTCCGGTCCCTTCAAAGAATTTGAAGGCGAGGTGATTGAAGTGAGTCCAGAACGCAGCAAACTGAAAGTGCTGCTGTCGATCTTTGGACGCGACACGCCGGTAGAATTGGAGTTCAATCAGGTTCAGAAACAGAGCTGATAGATAGATGGCAAAGAAAGTTGTTGCGGTCATTAAGTTGGCCATCACGGCGGGGAAAGCCAATCCGGCTCCTCCGATTGGGCCAGCCCTGGGTCAGCACGGCGTTAATATTATGATGTTCTGCAAAGAATATAACGCCAGAACATCTGACCAAGTAGGTCTGGTCGTGCCGGTAGAAATTTCTGTCTATGAAGACCGCAGTTTCACCTTTATACTGAAGACCCCACCGGCTTCAGTGCTCATTCGTAAGGCAGCCGGCATCGAACGCGGTTCAGGCGAACCGAACCGTAAGAAAGTTGGGTCGATTACGCGAGCACAGCTACGCGAAATCGCCGAAACTAAAATGCCGGATCTTAACGCCAACGATGTTGAAGCTGCAATGAAAATTGTGGAAGGAACCGCTCGCAATATGGGCGTTGGGGTTGCTGATTAGGCGATTTTCAATTTAGGTAGCGAATCAATCGGCGCACCCGCGCATCCTTGTATTGTTTCGCGAATTACCCACTATCGGGGGAGAGGCAAGACCTCGTGATTAACCCCAGGAGAGACAAATGGCGAAAAAACTATCGCGTCGATTACAAGAACTCACAAGGAAGGTCGAAGATCGGCCTTATGAACCGTCAGAAGCAATCCGGCTGTTGAAGGAAACTGCTACGGCCAAGTTTTCTGAATCTGCGGAAGCTCATATTCGGTTAGGTATTGACCCCAAGTATACAGACCAACAGCTACGGACAACAGTCGCGCTGCCCAAGGGAACAGGTCAAACGGTTCGGGTAGCTGTGATTGCCCGGGGGGAAAAAGTTACGGAAGCCTCCAGCGCCGGCGCAGA of the Microcoleus sp. FACHB-672 genome contains:
- the nusG gene encoding transcription termination/antitermination protein NusG is translated as MSFASDESGYSTQQEETTDSAAPSETEARWYAVQVASGCEKRVKANLEQRIQTLDVADRIFQIEIPQARAIKIRKDGSRADGEEKVFPGYVLVKMMMDDDSWQVVKNTPNVINFVGAEQKRRYGRGRGHVKPMPLSFSEVQRIFRQAEEQMPVVKINMAVGDKVVVLSGPFKEFEGEVIEVSPERSKLKVLLSIFGRDTPVELEFNQVQKQS
- the rplK gene encoding 50S ribosomal protein L11: MAKKVVAVIKLAITAGKANPAPPIGPALGQHGVNIMMFCKEYNARTSDQVGLVVPVEISVYEDRSFTFILKTPPASVLIRKAAGIERGSGEPNRKKVGSITRAQLREIAETKMPDLNANDVEAAMKIVEGTARNMGVGVAD